In one Lolium rigidum isolate FL_2022 chromosome 3, APGP_CSIRO_Lrig_0.1, whole genome shotgun sequence genomic region, the following are encoded:
- the LOC124701331 gene encoding uncharacterized protein LOC124701331 encodes MDRSCNAHQKEIRVEKRSPLMSPPAKRAGRQSAIGVPPGFPPLNSSIGKRLAAELSAIAKKSKPVQESQGSRPGTAKRGQNTLVGFLPEAKFCPRFKRTFTGNPCGSLKIPKVFCQHMIGNFPLKINAFGNT; translated from the exons ATGGATAGATCGTGCAAT GCACACCAGAAGGAGATCAGGGTGGAGAAAAGATCTCCACTGATGTCGCCTCCAGCAAAAAGGGCGGGAAGGCAGAGCGCAATCGGAGTCCCTCCTGGTTTTCCACCATTGAATAGCTCCATTGGGAAACGACTGGCTGCTGAGTTGAGCGCAATAGCCAAGAAGAGCAAGCCCGTGCAGGAATCTCAAGGAAGTAGGCCAGGCACAGCGAAGCGAGGCCAGAACACGCTGGTTGGGTTCCTGCCAGAGGCCAAGTTCTGTCCTCGCTTCAAGCGTACGTTCACTGGCAACCCTTGTGGCTCGCTCAAGATTCCGAAGGTGTTCTGTCAGCACATGATTGGCAATTTCCCGTTGAAAATCAACGCGTTTGGGAACACATGA